Proteins encoded by one window of Haladaptatus sp. ZSTT2:
- a CDS encoding biotin-dependent carboxyltransferase family protein, producing the protein MIEVLDGGLSTTVQDNGRYGQYHIGVPPSGAMDQFAHSVANYLVGNDEEHATLEMTYKGCEVRFEEDTVIALAGAEMAATLDGEAIPMWEAVAVDAGDELALQFATAGARTYLAVAGGIDVEPVMDSRSTYALIGIGGHEGRALEEGDVLAVGEPAANADAFVGTRVPAEDIPTYDDDDANIRIVIGLCDYRLTEESKERLTTEEWKVAADADRVGYRLTGPELEFVEREQPFGAGTDPTNVVDLGYPVGSIQIPQQPIVVMRDAVTGGGYATVATVISADRGKLSQRRTHQSVYFTNVSVDDALAAREEQEAVLADIKAAVTPS; encoded by the coding sequence ATGATTGAAGTGTTAGATGGTGGCCTCTCGACCACCGTTCAAGACAACGGCCGCTACGGTCAGTATCACATCGGCGTCCCACCCTCAGGCGCGATGGACCAGTTCGCCCACAGCGTCGCAAACTACCTCGTTGGCAACGACGAAGAGCACGCGACGCTCGAAATGACGTACAAGGGCTGTGAGGTGCGCTTCGAAGAAGACACCGTCATCGCGCTCGCAGGCGCGGAGATGGCCGCGACGCTCGACGGCGAAGCGATTCCGATGTGGGAGGCCGTCGCCGTCGACGCAGGCGACGAGTTAGCGCTCCAGTTCGCCACCGCAGGCGCGCGAACCTATCTCGCCGTCGCGGGAGGCATCGACGTCGAACCGGTGATGGACAGTCGCTCTACCTACGCGCTCATCGGCATTGGCGGACACGAGGGGCGCGCGCTCGAAGAAGGCGACGTGCTCGCCGTTGGAGAGCCAGCCGCGAACGCAGACGCCTTCGTTGGCACGCGGGTGCCAGCCGAGGACATTCCCACCTACGACGATGATGATGCGAACATTCGTATCGTCATCGGCCTCTGTGACTACCGGCTCACGGAGGAAAGCAAAGAACGCCTCACCACAGAGGAGTGGAAAGTCGCGGCTGACGCAGACCGCGTTGGCTACCGACTCACCGGCCCGGAACTCGAGTTCGTAGAGCGCGAACAGCCGTTCGGTGCGGGGACGGACCCGACGAACGTGGTCGACCTCGGCTACCCGGTCGGGTCGATTCAGATTCCACAACAGCCCATCGTCGTGATGCGCGATGCTGTCACGGGAGGCGGTTACGCCACGGTAGCGACGGTCATCAGCGCAGACCGCGGTAAGCTCTCACAGCGGCGTACCCACCAGTCGGTGTACTTCACCAACGTCTCCGTGGATGACGCGCTGGCTGCGCGCGAAGAACAAGAGGCGGTGCTAGCCGACATCAAGGCGGCGGTGACACCGTCCTAA
- a CDS encoding VOC family protein, with protein sequence MTKNLAQVFLQVADVAQSVAFYETGLGLTVTHRGEQNATFETGSCELMVQKQFDAQTLDGFGLVPPEEPKGSGAIIVLEVEDVEEAYEGLDAVDADLRCEPQVVPWGREMFIVADPDGYILEISRPAPE encoded by the coding sequence ATGACGAAAAACCTCGCACAGGTGTTCTTGCAGGTGGCAGACGTTGCACAATCAGTTGCGTTCTACGAAACTGGGTTGGGACTGACCGTCACCCATCGAGGCGAACAGAATGCGACCTTCGAGACCGGGTCGTGCGAGCTCATGGTGCAAAAACAGTTCGACGCACAAACGCTCGATGGCTTCGGGCTGGTGCCACCCGAGGAACCCAAGGGAAGCGGAGCAATCATCGTCCTCGAGGTCGAAGACGTGGAAGAAGCCTACGAGGGGCTGGACGCGGTCGATGCCGACCTTCGCTGTGAGCCACAGGTCGTCCCGTGGGGTCGTGAGATGTTCATCGTTGCTGACCCAGACGGCTATATCCTCGAAATTTCGCGCCCAGCACCCGAATAA
- a CDS encoding acetyl-CoA carboxylase biotin carboxylase subunit, whose translation MFSSVLVVNRGEIAVRVIQACKELGVKAVSIYSDTDESAKHVRLADEAYHVGPSSAAKSYLDQDAIFEVANEAGVDAIHPGYGFFAENAAFARRVQDEGFTWVGPRPESMEQLGEKTKARTVMQEAGVPIVPGTTDPVTSADEIKAFAAEYEYPIAIKADGGGGGHGLVIVESEDEVEDALVNAQREGEAYFDNSTVYVEKYLESPRHIEVQIIADTHGNVRHLGERDCSVQRRQQKLIEETPSPVLTEAVREELCESARRGMKEAGYENAGTVEFLYEDGEFYFLEVNTRVQVEHPVTESVTGIDIVQWQLRIAAGEELDFPQDAVEPRGAAMEFRLNAEDPTQEFRPHPGKLTRYAPPRGMGVRVDDGIDQDDSVSPFYDSMFAKIIVTGQTREELIRRARRALNEARIEGIPTTIPFHLAVLEDDTFLDSEHTTKYVDEDFTGVE comes from the coding sequence ATGTTCAGCAGTGTACTCGTAGTCAATCGAGGAGAGATAGCCGTCCGGGTGATTCAGGCGTGCAAGGAACTCGGCGTCAAAGCCGTTTCAATCTACAGCGACACGGATGAGTCGGCAAAACACGTCCGGCTCGCGGACGAGGCGTACCACGTCGGGCCGTCGTCAGCGGCGAAAAGCTACCTCGACCAAGACGCCATCTTCGAGGTTGCGAATGAAGCGGGCGTCGATGCCATCCATCCAGGCTACGGCTTTTTCGCGGAGAACGCAGCGTTCGCCCGCCGCGTCCAAGACGAGGGGTTCACGTGGGTTGGTCCACGGCCCGAATCGATGGAGCAACTCGGTGAGAAGACCAAAGCGCGCACGGTGATGCAAGAAGCGGGCGTGCCAATCGTCCCGGGAACCACCGACCCCGTCACCAGCGCAGACGAGATCAAAGCATTCGCCGCGGAGTACGAGTATCCAATCGCCATCAAGGCAGACGGTGGGGGCGGCGGTCACGGGCTCGTCATCGTCGAAAGCGAAGATGAGGTCGAAGACGCGCTCGTAAACGCCCAACGCGAGGGTGAAGCCTACTTCGACAACTCGACGGTGTACGTCGAAAAGTACCTCGAAAGCCCGCGTCACATCGAGGTGCAGATTATTGCAGACACCCACGGCAACGTTCGTCATCTTGGCGAACGCGATTGCTCGGTGCAACGCCGCCAACAGAAGCTCATCGAGGAGACACCGTCGCCGGTGCTCACAGAAGCGGTGCGAGAGGAGCTGTGCGAATCGGCCCGCCGTGGGATGAAAGAGGCTGGCTACGAGAATGCTGGCACCGTTGAGTTCCTCTACGAGGACGGCGAGTTCTACTTCCTCGAAGTGAACACGCGCGTGCAGGTTGAACACCCAGTGACGGAGTCGGTCACAGGCATCGACATCGTCCAGTGGCAACTCAGAATCGCGGCAGGTGAAGAACTCGACTTCCCACAGGACGCCGTCGAGCCACGCGGTGCAGCGATGGAGTTCCGACTCAACGCGGAAGACCCCACCCAAGAGTTCCGCCCGCACCCCGGCAAACTGACCCGGTATGCGCCGCCGCGCGGGATGGGCGTGCGCGTCGATGATGGTATCGATCAAGATGATTCGGTGTCACCGTTTTACGACTCGATGTTTGCGAAAATCATCGTCACGGGCCAGACGCGCGAGGAACTGATTCGCCGCGCACGCCGGGCGCTCAACGAAGCCCGCATTGAGGGGATTCCAACGACGATTCCGTTCCACCTCGCGGTGCTCGAAGACGATACGTTCCTCGACAGCGAGCACACCACAAAATACGTAGACGAGGATTTCACTGGAGTCGAATAA
- a CDS encoding DUF7512 family protein yields the protein MSKLVALELLAGSTHAVRTVGIVLAEAGALYVGYGAMTTVIGPKIQATLEGEQ from the coding sequence ATGAGTAAACTGGTCGCACTCGAGTTGTTAGCCGGGTCGACACACGCTGTAAGAACTGTCGGAATCGTCCTCGCCGAAGCCGGAGCACTGTACGTTGGGTACGGCGCGATGACCACCGTGATTGGCCCAAAAATACAAGCCACACTGGAAGGTGAGCAATGA
- a CDS encoding helix-turn-helix domain-containing protein, translating into MGDSLSQLLQNQMECEGLLECIYGLKNIDTTVFKLLSTTREPMTVDEVASRIDRERSTAYRSVQRLIEAGVVKKEQMNYEQGGYYHVYTASDSDEISRNFQRMLNDWYAKMGSLIGEFNEKYSDQAKPPVPTQLES; encoded by the coding sequence ATGGGAGATTCATTGAGTCAATTGCTCCAAAATCAGATGGAGTGTGAAGGCCTCCTCGAATGCATTTACGGCCTCAAAAATATCGACACGACAGTGTTCAAACTGTTGAGTACCACCCGAGAACCGATGACCGTCGACGAGGTTGCGAGCCGCATCGACCGAGAGCGTTCCACCGCCTATCGCTCAGTGCAACGGCTCATCGAGGCAGGAGTCGTCAAAAAAGAGCAGATGAACTACGAGCAAGGAGGGTATTATCACGTCTACACAGCGAGTGACTCGGACGAAATTTCGCGGAACTTCCAACGAATGCTCAACGACTGGTACGCAAAGATGGGGTCACTCATCGGGGAGTTCAACGAAAAGTATTCAGATCAAGCAAAACCCCCAGTACCTACTCAACTCGAAAGCTAA
- a CDS encoding sulfite exporter TauE/SafE family protein → MDLFGLSLVMVGIFVGFGLLIGILFGFFGMGGSFLVTPALLVMGYPAKVAVGSGLAFVFGTSVIGALRHRSHGQVDYKLATIMTIAMTIGIKLGEYVITYLESTGVIDVVISVAYVSLLAIVGLFTLHDARSTDRKSVGVDLSTKVQSIEIPPMVTLKGDIRISAAIIFVLGLAIGVLSGLLGVGGGFLLMPAMMYGFGVPAAIAVGTDILQITISGAFGAFVYAEAGAVNLPVVGALLAGSALGARIGAAATKLVAEEGIKGYFAAMLLAGSVAVAAKNLAEPLGLAWLEMLSIALIFGAAILVSGAVVLSAICQLRSNATGAWCRLTSTESMSPGQ, encoded by the coding sequence ATGGATCTGTTCGGGTTGAGCCTTGTGATGGTCGGTATCTTCGTCGGGTTCGGCCTGCTCATCGGCATTCTGTTCGGCTTTTTCGGCATGGGTGGGTCGTTCCTCGTCACGCCAGCCCTCCTCGTGATGGGCTACCCAGCGAAAGTAGCGGTCGGGAGTGGACTGGCCTTCGTCTTCGGGACGAGCGTTATCGGTGCGCTTCGCCACCGCAGCCACGGGCAGGTCGATTATAAACTGGCGACGATCATGACCATCGCGATGACCATTGGCATCAAATTAGGTGAGTACGTCATCACCTACCTCGAATCGACCGGGGTCATCGATGTGGTCATCAGCGTCGCCTACGTAAGCCTCTTGGCGATTGTTGGTCTATTCACGCTCCACGACGCACGGTCGACCGACCGCAAATCTGTGGGTGTAGATCTCTCCACAAAAGTCCAATCCATTGAGATACCACCGATGGTCACGCTAAAAGGTGACATCCGCATCTCTGCAGCCATTATCTTCGTACTTGGGCTCGCAATTGGCGTCCTCTCAGGGCTCCTCGGCGTCGGTGGCGGATTCCTCCTCATGCCTGCGATGATGTACGGGTTTGGTGTCCCTGCGGCGATTGCAGTCGGTACGGACATCCTCCAGATCACCATCTCAGGAGCATTTGGAGCGTTCGTTTACGCAGAGGCTGGTGCGGTGAACCTCCCAGTCGTTGGGGCACTCCTCGCTGGGAGTGCGCTCGGCGCTCGTATCGGTGCGGCCGCGACGAAACTCGTCGCCGAAGAAGGTATCAAAGGTTACTTCGCCGCAATGTTACTTGCGGGAAGTGTGGCCGTCGCCGCGAAAAATCTAGCCGAACCGCTCGGTTTGGCGTGGTTGGAAATGCTGAGTATCGCGCTCATTTTCGGTGCGGCAATTCTCGTGAGTGGCGCCGTCGTCCTGAGTGCCATCTGCCAGCTGAGAAGTAACGCCACGGGTGCGTGGTGTCGATTAACCTCGACCGAGAGCATGTCGCCGGGGCAATAA
- a CDS encoding MBL fold metallo-hydrolase, whose amino-acid sequence MSNIEFAPSALANRLHDDNAEELYILDIRRKEDYNEWQIPGSTNLPIYDDLLNYDYSSLKDHLDDLPQNKEIAIICVAGVTSARAAEFLREHGFDAKSVDNGMNGWGRVHQQYNVTGAEGVVQVVRPGTGCVSYIIHDDGEALIIDPTQYMDEYLRVADERDLEIIGVTDTHAHADHISGARKLSGELDVPYYLHENDVSELDNITELEDGETLTVGTREIDVIHTPGHTHGSVSFQFGDALLSGDTLFLRSVGRPDLEDNSEDAVRQAASLLFDSLTDLTDRPDETIVLPGHFSNEMSRPLATELGEVREESNNELLSYVTDGDEKKFVETIVESLSDEPANYNEIKEINWGKKQLGANAESLELGPNNCAAN is encoded by the coding sequence ATGAGCAATATTGAATTTGCGCCGTCCGCTCTCGCAAATCGACTCCATGACGACAATGCTGAGGAGCTCTACATCCTCGACATCCGCCGAAAAGAAGACTACAATGAGTGGCAAATTCCGGGGAGTACGAACCTCCCAATCTACGACGACCTCCTCAACTACGATTACTCGTCGCTCAAAGACCACTTAGACGACCTCCCCCAGAACAAAGAGATCGCAATCATCTGCGTGGCCGGCGTCACCTCTGCCCGAGCCGCAGAGTTCCTCCGCGAGCACGGCTTCGACGCGAAGTCCGTTGACAACGGCATGAACGGCTGGGGGCGCGTCCACCAGCAGTACAACGTCACGGGCGCAGAAGGAGTCGTCCAGGTTGTACGGCCCGGAACCGGCTGTGTTTCGTACATCATTCACGACGATGGTGAAGCACTCATCATTGACCCAACCCAGTACATGGACGAATATCTACGCGTGGCCGACGAACGCGATCTCGAAATTATTGGCGTTACAGATACGCACGCCCACGCAGACCACATCTCCGGTGCTCGGAAGCTGTCTGGCGAACTCGACGTACCGTACTACCTCCACGAGAACGACGTGTCCGAACTCGACAACATTACCGAACTCGAGGATGGTGAGACACTGACGGTTGGCACTCGCGAAATCGACGTTATCCATACGCCTGGCCACACCCATGGGAGTGTCTCTTTCCAGTTTGGCGACGCTCTCCTCTCTGGGGACACATTGTTCCTTCGGAGTGTCGGCCGCCCAGACTTAGAGGACAACTCCGAAGACGCTGTTCGCCAAGCAGCAAGTCTACTGTTCGACAGTCTTACCGACTTGACCGACCGTCCAGACGAAACCATCGTCCTCCCAGGCCACTTCAGCAATGAGATGAGTCGTCCACTCGCCACAGAACTTGGCGAGGTTCGTGAAGAGTCGAACAACGAACTACTGAGCTATGTTACCGATGGTGACGAGAAGAAATTCGTCGAGACAATCGTCGAGAGCCTCTCCGACGAACCCGCGAACTATAACGAGATCAAGGAGATAAATTGGGGAAAAAAGCAGCTGGGAGCAAACGCAGAATCACTCGAACTCGGGCCCAACAACTGCGCGGCAAACTAA
- a CDS encoding acetyl-CoA carboxylase produces MKETISAPMPGVFYRRSDPDTPAFVEEGDNVSAGDVVCLVGVMKNFYEVTAESDGTVSKILVDNESEIEAGDPLMEIEVE; encoded by the coding sequence ATGAAAGAAACAATCAGTGCTCCGATGCCAGGCGTATTCTACCGCAGATCAGACCCAGACACCCCAGCGTTCGTAGAGGAAGGCGACAACGTCAGCGCAGGCGATGTGGTCTGCCTCGTCGGCGTTATGAAGAACTTCTACGAAGTGACGGCCGAAAGCGACGGTACCGTCTCGAAAATTCTCGTCGACAACGAATCTGAAATCGAAGCGGGCGACCCACTCATGGAGATCGAAGTCGAGTAA
- a CDS encoding DsrE/DsrF/DrsH-like family protein has translation MSTDTDSPENSVDADALSRDELESRIENLESRLRDIEAKEAGPKKMSIIATKGTLDMAYPPLILASTAAAFGWDVTVFHTFWGLDILHKKHSKNLKMSSVGNPNTPLPNIVAALPGMDRVTTKMMEKQIDDNNTATIQELLETSLEMGVEFQACQMTIDLMGYDEDDFFDGVTTGVGAATAIQQMADSDIQLMI, from the coding sequence ATGAGTACCGACACAGATAGTCCTGAGAATTCGGTCGATGCCGACGCACTGAGTCGAGATGAACTCGAATCCCGTATTGAAAATCTCGAATCTCGCCTTCGTGATATCGAGGCCAAAGAAGCGGGCCCAAAGAAGATGTCCATCATCGCGACGAAGGGCACTCTCGACATGGCGTACCCACCGCTCATCCTCGCGAGTACAGCCGCAGCATTTGGCTGGGATGTCACAGTGTTTCACACATTCTGGGGACTCGATATTTTGCACAAGAAACATTCGAAGAACCTGAAGATGAGCTCAGTTGGTAACCCCAACACTCCACTGCCGAACATCGTCGCTGCGCTGCCAGGAATGGATCGAGTGACGACGAAAATGATGGAAAAGCAGATTGACGATAACAACACTGCCACCATCCAAGAACTCCTCGAGACTTCCCTCGAAATGGGGGTCGAATTCCAGGCATGTCAAATGACCATCGACCTGATGGGCTACGACGAAGATGATTTCTTTGACGGCGTCACGACCGGTGTTGGAGCCGCAACTGCAATTCAACAGATGGCTGATTCTGACATCCAACTCATGATCTGA
- a CDS encoding 5-oxoprolinase subunit B family protein → MVANSITPKTLPEPRYEHGSDDYIFVELDEEMSFDANFRAVAITQQLRELELPGIIEICPANASYMIHFDPDEIAPDALVAKLKDVAADTDLSDYQWETRVIDFPVLYEDEWTHETLMRFRDNHQDANATDIEYSAKINGYDTVQDFIDAHTGAPHMVTMVGFVPGLPWCFQMVPRDRQIEVPKYVSPRTDTPSRAVGFGGAFTAVYPVQGAGGYQLFGRTPVEVLDVDQELADFEESMVFPSPGDIFKFRQIDREEYDEIREEVEAGTFEFKMEPVEFSPEEFFNDPDAYNERLMEVLYE, encoded by the coding sequence ATGGTTGCGAATAGCATCACACCCAAGACCCTTCCAGAACCGCGATACGAACATGGAAGTGACGATTACATCTTCGTCGAGTTAGACGAGGAGATGAGTTTCGACGCCAACTTCCGGGCCGTGGCGATTACCCAGCAGCTACGCGAGTTGGAGCTTCCGGGCATCATCGAAATCTGCCCGGCGAATGCGTCGTACATGATTCACTTCGACCCCGACGAAATTGCTCCAGACGCACTCGTCGCGAAGTTAAAAGACGTCGCCGCAGACACCGACCTCTCAGACTATCAGTGGGAGACGCGTGTTATCGACTTCCCCGTGCTCTACGAAGACGAGTGGACTCACGAGACGCTGATGCGGTTTCGGGATAACCACCAAGACGCGAACGCGACCGACATCGAATACTCCGCGAAAATCAACGGCTATGACACCGTCCAAGACTTCATCGACGCGCACACGGGCGCGCCGCACATGGTGACGATGGTCGGGTTCGTCCCCGGCTTGCCGTGGTGTTTCCAAATGGTGCCCCGCGATCGACAGATTGAGGTGCCAAAGTACGTCTCGCCGCGGACGGACACCCCTTCGCGCGCGGTCGGGTTCGGTGGCGCGTTCACCGCCGTCTATCCCGTCCAAGGTGCAGGCGGCTACCAACTGTTCGGCCGGACACCCGTCGAAGTGCTCGACGTGGACCAGGAACTCGCGGACTTCGAAGAGTCGATGGTGTTCCCATCGCCGGGTGACATCTTCAAGTTCCGCCAAATCGACCGCGAGGAGTACGACGAGATTCGTGAGGAAGTCGAAGCGGGAACGTTCGAGTTCAAAATGGAACCAGTCGAGTTCTCCCCAGAGGAGTTCTTCAACGACCCAGATGCGTACAACGAGCGGCTCATGGAGGTGCTGTACGAATGA
- a CDS encoding sulfurtransferase TusA family protein — MTNYTPTKILDVKGQNCPMPVVKTKQAVDGLEAGDVLEVLATDPGSMSDLGGWAKTQSNAELLDQVEDGDVYKHYVRKTE, encoded by the coding sequence ATGACGAACTACACCCCCACGAAGATCCTTGACGTGAAAGGACAGAACTGTCCAATGCCTGTCGTCAAGACGAAGCAGGCAGTCGATGGCCTCGAAGCAGGTGACGTACTAGAGGTTCTAGCGACCGACCCAGGAAGCATGAGCGATCTCGGCGGATGGGCAAAGACACAGTCAAACGCGGAACTTCTCGACCAGGTAGAAGATGGAGACGTGTACAAACACTATGTGCGCAAGACGGAGTAA
- a CDS encoding LamB/YcsF family protein: MVSVDINCDMGESYGNWEMGNDEGVMPYITSANIAADYHAGDPHVMRETVALAAEHDVGIGVHPGLPDRMGFGRRTMDASPEELRDFVIHQLGGIRVFADYYDLSMQHVKPHGAMYTMLSQSADHTRAVIEGLLKVDPSLVFVATDMNIYNVAQEYDELRSVFEGFIDIDYRPDGSLIVERKVGPRDTDLMVERFVSMALDDEIETPSGEVIEMPADTICIHGDGANAVEILEAIHAEKDEYGIELAKLDEIV; the protein is encoded by the coding sequence ATGGTTTCAGTGGACATCAACTGCGACATGGGAGAGAGCTATGGAAACTGGGAGATGGGCAATGACGAAGGGGTGATGCCCTACATCACCTCTGCGAACATCGCCGCAGACTACCACGCGGGCGACCCACACGTCATGCGCGAGACGGTCGCCCTCGCTGCAGAACACGACGTCGGCATCGGCGTCCACCCGGGGCTGCCGGACAGAATGGGCTTTGGGCGGCGCACGATGGACGCCTCCCCCGAGGAACTCCGCGACTTCGTCATCCACCAGCTGGGTGGGATTCGCGTGTTCGCTGACTACTACGACCTGTCGATGCAACACGTCAAACCCCACGGCGCGATGTACACGATGCTCTCACAGAGTGCAGACCACACCCGGGCGGTCATCGAAGGCTTACTCAAAGTAGACCCGAGTCTCGTGTTCGTCGCCACCGACATGAACATCTACAACGTCGCCCAAGAGTACGACGAGCTGCGGTCAGTGTTCGAAGGCTTCATCGACATCGACTATCGTCCGGATGGGAGTCTCATCGTCGAGCGGAAAGTTGGCCCGCGCGACACCGACTTGATGGTCGAACGGTTCGTGAGCATGGCGCTCGACGACGAAATCGAGACGCCGTCTGGCGAAGTGATTGAAATGCCCGCAGACACCATCTGCATCCACGGCGACGGCGCGAACGCCGTCGAGATTCTCGAAGCGATTCACGCAGAAAAAGACGAGTATGGAATCGAACTCGCAAAGCTTGACGAGATTGTCTGA
- a CDS encoding YeeE/YedE family protein — translation MNMLTPLVALSELFPRGVSPYLLGGLLVGLGAATIYLATGIIAGASTFLESSLSYVSEVKRFNRYKYVSSRNWRVVFTVGIVSGAAIYTLISGQGAWTTDVQWWRLLAGGFLVGVGTRLGKGCTSGHGVCGVGSLSNTSFVNVATFLAVAIGTAQLVQALGVSP, via the coding sequence ATGAACATGCTCACCCCGCTCGTTGCACTCTCAGAGCTCTTTCCGAGAGGGGTTTCCCCGTACCTTCTCGGGGGCCTCCTCGTTGGGCTCGGTGCAGCGACAATTTATCTCGCCACCGGGATTATCGCTGGCGCGAGTACATTCCTTGAATCGTCGCTCTCGTACGTTTCAGAAGTCAAGCGATTCAACCGATACAAGTACGTCTCCTCCCGCAATTGGCGCGTCGTTTTCACCGTCGGAATCGTTAGCGGTGCGGCTATCTACACGCTGATATCAGGCCAAGGCGCGTGGACGACTGATGTCCAATGGTGGCGACTGCTCGCCGGTGGGTTCCTCGTCGGCGTGGGTACCCGCCTCGGTAAGGGCTGTACCTCCGGACACGGTGTCTGTGGCGTCGGGTCGCTCTCGAACACATCGTTCGTGAACGTCGCGACGTTCCTCGCTGTCGCCATCGGGACAGCACAACTCGTCCAAGCACTCGGGGTGTCGCCATGA
- a CDS encoding DUF6691 family protein, translated as MSDTGRSPWFLPVIYIGGIIFGVGLALSGMAKPEIVLDFLQFEDFGLLFVMGGAALVTGIAFAVATRYLGSAPLTGSEYRRRVKNLDRNVVVGGVVFGGGWGLSGICPGAAYASVGIGNVPILWAIAGMFLGAYAQGYWRSTRSDEAVPSN; from the coding sequence ATGAGTGACACTGGACGGAGCCCGTGGTTCCTCCCGGTCATTTACATCGGGGGAATTATCTTTGGAGTTGGCCTCGCCTTGAGCGGTATGGCAAAGCCAGAAATCGTTCTGGACTTCCTCCAATTCGAGGACTTCGGCCTCCTGTTCGTAATGGGCGGGGCTGCCCTCGTGACCGGCATCGCATTCGCAGTCGCGACTCGGTATCTTGGGTCAGCTCCGTTGACCGGCAGTGAGTACAGACGCAGGGTCAAGAACCTCGACCGAAATGTCGTCGTTGGTGGAGTCGTGTTTGGTGGTGGCTGGGGCCTCTCAGGAATCTGTCCTGGGGCAGCCTATGCCAGTGTCGGCATCGGTAATGTTCCCATTCTCTGGGCTATCGCCGGGATGTTCCTCGGCGCGTACGCCCAGGGCTACTGGCGATCTACTCGATCAGACGAGGCAGTCCCATCCAATTGA
- a CDS encoding MBL fold metallo-hydrolase codes for MAQRNLHENEDAIDSITPMALKERIESGAPVFLLDARAEDDFSEWHIDGETVEIINYPYFQLLDDIPEALLTQLPEEQQITVLCAKGGSSELVAKNIQDEGYDVNHLEDGMNGWARIYENTELDVDVDATIVQYRRPSSGCLAYLIVSDGEAAVIDPLRAFAHEYVQDAHAMGAELQYALDTHIHADHISGIRTVAAESAATPLLPEAAVNRGVEYDVDYEMVGDGDTLSVGDSTIKVIHTPGHTTGMTAYKVGNVLFTGDGLFTESVARPDLEDPTAAKHAASTLYESLTENVLTLPDETIIAPAHFSDAAVPQDDGTYTAKLGDLKASMAALSMDETDFVEFIVADMPPRPANYEEIIATNLGHQSADAEEAFTLELGPNNCAASDEALIN; via the coding sequence ATGGCGCAACGCAACCTCCATGAAAATGAGGACGCAATCGATTCGATCACACCAATGGCGCTGAAAGAGCGCATCGAAAGTGGGGCGCCGGTGTTCCTCCTCGATGCTCGCGCTGAAGATGACTTTTCGGAGTGGCACATCGACGGCGAAACCGTCGAGATCATAAATTACCCCTACTTCCAGCTCCTCGACGACATCCCAGAAGCTCTCCTCACACAACTTCCCGAGGAGCAGCAGATTACGGTTCTCTGTGCAAAAGGGGGCTCTAGTGAACTGGTCGCAAAGAACATCCAAGACGAGGGCTACGATGTGAATCACCTTGAAGACGGGATGAATGGCTGGGCACGCATCTACGAGAACACCGAACTCGATGTCGATGTGGATGCGACGATAGTCCAATACCGCCGGCCATCGAGTGGCTGTCTCGCGTATCTCATCGTTTCAGACGGTGAAGCTGCAGTTATCGACCCGCTCCGAGCGTTCGCCCACGAATACGTACAAGACGCCCACGCAATGGGTGCAGAACTTCAGTACGCCCTCGACACCCACATCCATGCAGACCACATCTCTGGCATCCGCACTGTGGCAGCAGAGTCGGCTGCAACTCCACTGCTCCCCGAAGCTGCCGTGAACCGTGGAGTCGAATACGATGTAGACTACGAGATGGTCGGAGATGGCGACACACTTTCAGTGGGAGACAGTACGATCAAAGTCATCCACACGCCCGGCCACACGACCGGCATGACCGCGTACAAAGTCGGTAACGTGCTGTTCACCGGCGATGGTCTCTTCACTGAAAGCGTAGCTCGGCCCGACCTTGAAGATCCAACCGCCGCAAAACACGCGGCGAGTACACTCTACGAAAGTCTCACTGAGAACGTTCTCACCCTTCCTGACGAGACCATTATCGCGCCGGCACACTTCAGCGACGCCGCGGTGCCACAAGACGACGGCACGTACACGGCAAAACTCGGTGATTTGAAGGCCTCGATGGCGGCACTTTCGATGGACGAAACTGACTTCGTTGAGTTCATCGTCGCAGATATGCCACCACGACCGGCGAATTACGAGGAAATTATCGCGACCAATCTCGGGCACCAATCGGCAGACGCCGAGGAAGCGTTCACCCTTGAACTCGGGCCGAACAACTGTGCCGCGAGCGACGAAGCTCTGATTAACTAA